A genomic segment from Equus przewalskii isolate Varuska chromosome X, EquPr2, whole genome shotgun sequence encodes:
- the EGFL6 gene encoding epidermal growth factor-like protein 6 isoform X7: MHKEIQTTVIRQSPRDHGLSAPAFQPGVCRYGSKLACCYGWRRSSKGVCEDVNECGVKPRPCQHRCVNTHGSYKCFCLNGYMLMPDATCANSRTCAMTNCQYRCEDTEEGPRCVCPSSGLRLAPDGRACIDIDECASGKAVCPYNRRCVNTFGSYYCKCHVGFKLKYISGRYDCVDVNECAVNTHTCSLYANCLNTQGSFKCRCKQGYKGNGLQCSVIPENSVKEVLRAPGTIKDRIKKLLAHKNSMKKKVKIKNGITEPSGTPTPKVNLQPFNSEESVSRDGNPDGDKEKNEERKKEELEEEKRDEKALKNHVEQEQSLRGDVFSPKVNEAGEFGLVLTQGKAVTSRLEHKADLNVSVDCSFDHGVCDWKQDVEDDFDWNPADRDNAVGYYMAVPALAGHKKDVGRLKLLLPDLQPQSNFCLLFHYRLAGDKVGKLRVFVKNSNNALAWEETRSEDEKWKMGKIQLYQGIDATKTIIFEAERGKGKTGEIAVDGVLLVSGSCPDGLVSVDC; the protein is encoded by the exons ATGTGAACGAATGTGGAGTAAAACCCCGGCCGTGCCAACACAGATGTGTGAATACACACGGTAGCTACAAGTGCTTTTGCCTCAACGGCTACATGCTCATGCCAGATGCCACATGTGCGA ACTCTAGGACGTGTGCCATGACAAACTGCCAGTACCGCTGTGAAGACACGGAGGAAGGGCCGCGGTGTGTGTGTCCGTCCTCGGGCCTCCGCCTGGCCCCGGATGGAAGAGCTTGCATAG ATATTGATGAATGTGCCTCTGGTAAAGCTGTCTGCCCCTACAATCGAAGATGTGTGAACACATTTGGAAGCTACTACTGCAAATGTCATGTTGGTTTCAAACTGAAATATATCAGTGGCCGATATGACTGTGTAG ATGTAAATGAATGTGCTGTGAATACCCATACGTGCAGCCTCTACGCCAATTGCCTCAATACCCAAGGGTCTTTCAAGTGTAGGTGCAAGCAGGGATATAAAGGCAATGGGCTTCAGTGTTCTG TTATCCCTGAAAATTCTGTGAAGGAAGTCCTCAGAGCACCTGGTACCATCAAAGACAGAATCAAGAAGTTGCTTGCTCACAAAAACAGCatgaaaaagaaggtaaaaattaaaaatggcatCACAGaaccttctgggactcccacccCTAAGGTTAACTTGCAGCCCTTCAACTCTGAAGAGAGTGTTTCCAGAGATGGGAACCCTGatggagataaagaaaagaatgaagagagaaagaaagaagagctggaggaagagaaaagagatgagaaagccCTGAAGAACCATGTGGAGCAGGAGCAAAGCCTTCGAGGAGATGTGTTTT CCCCTAAGGTGAATGAAGCTGGTGAATTTGGTCTGGTTCTGACCCAAGGAAAAGCTGTAACATCCAGATTGGAACATAAAG CAGATTTAAATGTCTCAGTTGACTGCAGCTTTGACCATGGGGTCTGTGACTGGAAACAGGATGTAGAAGATGATTTTGACTGGAATCCTGCTGATCGAGATAATG cTGTTGGCTACTATATGGCAGTTCCAGCCCTGGCAGGCCATAAGAAGGACGTTGGCCGGTTGAAACTTCTCCTCCCCGACCTGCAGCCCCAAAGcaacttctgtttgctttttcattaCCGGCTGGCTGGAGACAAAGTAGGGAAACTTCGAGTGTTTGTGAAAAACAGTAACAATGCCCTGGCATGGGAGGAGACCAGGAGTGAGGATGAAAAGTGGAAGATGGGGAAAATTCAGTTGTATCAAGGGATCGATGCTACCAAAACT ATCATTTTTGAAGCAGAACGTGGCAAGGGCAAAACCGGAGAGATTGCGGTGGACGGCGTCTTGCTGGTTTCAGGTTCCTGTCCAGATGGCCTTGTATCTGTGGACTGTTGA